From one bacterium genomic stretch:
- a CDS encoding prephenate dehydratase, whose product MRVAFQGELGAFSEEAARRFFSEPIEPVPCREFREVGAAVAGGSVDYGLLPIENSLAGSVVASYDVLAAEPLEVVGEVIVPIRHCLLGLPGAEIGRITRVLSHPVALAQCSRFLTEHPAIEAVAVYDTAGAARDVARAGDPTVAAIAGRSAAERYGLEILASNIEDRPDNQTRFLVVARAGSAPPPDAVRAGNQKKTALLVEADNTPGSLVQVLLPFANRGINLSKLESRPAAEPWTYRFFMELEADVAAPDTQEALAEVRRRASSLRILGSFVRWTR is encoded by the coding sequence TTGCGCGTGGCGTTCCAGGGCGAGCTCGGCGCGTTCAGCGAGGAGGCGGCGCGCCGCTTTTTCTCCGAGCCCATTGAGCCGGTCCCCTGCCGGGAGTTCCGGGAGGTCGGGGCCGCGGTCGCCGGCGGATCGGTGGACTACGGCCTCCTCCCCATCGAGAATTCGCTGGCCGGGAGCGTCGTGGCATCGTACGACGTGCTGGCCGCCGAGCCGCTCGAGGTCGTGGGCGAGGTGATCGTGCCGATCCGCCATTGCCTGCTGGGCTTGCCCGGCGCGGAGATCGGACGGATCACCCGGGTGCTGTCCCACCCGGTCGCGCTGGCGCAGTGCAGCCGCTTCCTGACCGAGCATCCTGCCATCGAAGCGGTGGCCGTCTACGACACGGCGGGCGCCGCCCGCGACGTGGCGCGCGCCGGGGACCCGACCGTCGCGGCCATCGCCGGCCGCTCCGCCGCGGAGCGCTACGGCCTGGAGATCCTCGCCTCCAACATCGAGGACCGCCCGGACAACCAGACCCGGTTCCTGGTGGTGGCGCGGGCCGGCAGCGCGCCGCCACCCGATGCGGTGCGAGCGGGAAACCAGAAGAAGACGGCGCTCCTGGTCGAGGCGGACAACACGCCGGGCTCGCTCGTCCAGGTGCTGCTGCCGTTCGCGAACCGCGGCATCAACCTGTCCAAGCTGGAGTCGCGGCCGGCCGCGGAACCCTGGACCTATCGCTTCTTCATGGAACTGGAAGCCGATGTGGCGGCGCCGGACACCCAGGAGGCCCTGGCCGAAGTCCGTCGTCGCGCATCGTCGCTCCGGATCCTCGGCAGCTTCGTCCGGTGGACGCGATGA